The Tripterygium wilfordii isolate XIE 37 chromosome 4, ASM1340144v1, whole genome shotgun sequence genome has a window encoding:
- the LOC119996424 gene encoding fe-S cluster assembly factor HCF101, chloroplastic-like has protein sequence MQILRTPFPPYLSLQSSKSQLSLTGLLPPDKCLQSSSSSCSQKLQRVKLASLGKSVSSVVGITRATSVEVGASSSIGTAERDVLKALSQIIDPDFGTDIVSCGFVKDLHIDEAQGEVSFRLELTTPACPIKDMFEQEANEVVAMIPWVKNVNVTMSAQPARPIYAGQLPTGLQTISNIVAVSSCKGGVGKSTVAVNLAYTLADMGARVGIFDADVYGPSLPTMVSPENRLLEMNPEKRTIIPTEYLGVKLVSFGFAGQGRAIMRGPMVSGVIDQLLTTTEWGELDYLVIDMPPGTGDIQLTLCQVVPLTAAVIVTTPQKLAFIDVAKGVRMFSKLKVPCVAVVENMCHFDADGKRYYPFGRGSGTQVVQQFGIPHLFDLPIRPTLSASGDSGMPEVVADPLGEVSKTFQNLGICVVQQCAKIRQQVSTAVMYDNLIKAIKVKVPDSDEEFYLHPATVRRNDRSAQSVDEWTGEQKLQYTDVPEDIEPEEIRPMGNYAVSITWPDGFNQIAPYDQLQTMERLVSVPELTPVEA, from the exons atgCAAATACTGCGAACTCCCTTTCCACCCTATCTCTCTCTACAAAGCTCAAAATCACAACTAAGTCTAACAG GACTACTTCCACCGGATAAATGTCTTCAATCGTCCAGTTCCAGTTGCTCTCAAAAGCTCCAGAGGGTCAAACTGGCATCGCTTGGAAAATCCGTTTCGAGTGTTGTTGGCATAACTAGAGCTACATCAGTTGAAG TTGGTGCTTCCTCGTCAATTGGGACAGCTGAGAGGGATGTCTTGAAAGCTTTATCTCAAATAATTGATCCAGATTTTGGAACAGATATTGTATCTTGTGGTTTTGTGAAAGATCTGCACATTGATGAAGCTCAAGGAGAG GTTTCGTTTCGGTTAGAGCTCACTACACCAGCATGTCCAATCAAGGACATG TTTGAGCAGGAAGCAAATGAGGTTGTGGCAATGATTCCTTGGGTAAAAAATGTCAATGTGACAATGTCAGCACAACCAGCCAGACCTATTTATGCAGGGCAACTTCCAACTGGGTTACagacaatttcaaatattgtgGCAGTCTCAAGTTGCAAG GGAGGTGTGGGAAAATCTACGGTAGCTGTTAATCTTGCATACACATTGGCTGATATGGGTGCTAGAGTTGGCATCTTTGATGCTGATGTCTATGGTCCAAGTTTACCAACAATGGTCTCCCCTGAAAACCGATTGTTGGAGATG AACCCCGAGAAGAGAACCATAATTCCAACTGAATACCTAGGAGTAAAGTTGGTATCATTTGGATTTGCTGGACAAGGTCGTGCAATAATGCGGGGCCCAATGGTTTCAGGGGTCATTGACCAGCTTCTGACCACTACTGAATG GGGGGAGCTGGATTACCTTGTCATCGACATGCCACCTGGAACTGGTGATATTCAACTTACTTTATGCCAG GTGGTTCCATTGACTGCTGCAGTTATTGTCACCACCCCTCAAAAGCTAGCATTCATTGATGTCGCAAAGGGAGTTCGCATGTTTTCAAAGCTTAAG GTACCATGTGTTGCCGTAGTTGAGAATATGTGTCACTTTGATGCTGATGGAAAACGCTATTACCCGTTTGGTAGAGGTTCAGGCACTCAG GTTGTCCAGCAATTTGGAATCCCTCATCTGTTTGATTTACCTATTAGGCCAACT TTATCTGCTTCTGGAGATAGTGGAATGCCTGAAGTGGTAGCTGATCCCCTAGGTGAAGTGTCCAAGACATTCCAAAACCTTGGAATTTGTGTCGTGCAACAGTGTGCCAAAATTCGGCAGCAAG TATCAACGGCTGTTATGTATGATAATTTAATAAAGGCAATAAAGGTGAAAGTTCCAGATTCGGATGAAGAGTTCTATTTGCACCCTGCCACTGTGAGACGGAATGATCGCTCAGCCCAGAGTGTG GATGAATGGACGGGGGAGCAGAAACTACAGTATACAGACGTTCCAGAAGATATTGAACCTGAAGAAATTCGACCAATGGGAAACTATGCTGTGTCAATAACGTGGCCTGATGGATTTAACCAG